A window of Syntrophales bacterium genomic DNA:
CGCTGGATCGAAGACCAGGGCCGGGGCGAGTTCCTGCCCCCGATGGTGGACCGTGCCGCATTCCGGCCCGGGGAAAACATCGGCACCGCGGAAGGCGCCGTGGTCCACCGGAACAGGCTGATGGAGCTGATCCAGTATCGGCCGGCGACCGAGCGGGTGTACGCCGTCCCGGTCGTCTTCATCCAGCCGTGGATCAACAAATACTACATCTTCGACCTGGAGGAGGAGAACAGCTTCGTCCGGTACCTCACCGGGAACGGTTTCACCGTTTTCATCACGAGCTGGAGAAACCCCGGACCGGAGATGCGCGGCGTCACGTTTGACGACTACATGATCCGGGGCGCCCTGGAGGCCGTCCGTGCGGCCCGGTCCATATGCGGGGTCCCGGCGGTTCACGCCGCGGGATACTGCATCGGCGGGACCGTCCTTGCAGCCCTGATGGCCTGGCTGGCCGTGGGAAGCCGCCGCGCGGGGGAGCCCGTGGCGGACTGGACCCTCTTTTCGTCGCTGACGGACTTCTCCGAGCCGGGGGAACTGGGATTCCTGGTGACCCACCGGTCCGTGGCCTTCCTCGAGGGCCTGATGGAGCAGAAGGGCATTCTGGACGGGCGCCTGATCGACGCCTCGTTCCGGCTCCTCCGGGCGGACAGCCTGATCTGGCGGAACTTCGTGAACGGATACCTCTACGGCTGCGATCCGCCGAAGTCGAGCTTCCTGTACTGGAACAGCGATTCGACGAACCTTCCCGAGGCCATGGCGTCTTTTTATCTCCGGAATTTCTACCTGGAGAACCGGTTCCCGGAGCCGGGCGGCCTGACCATCGGCGGCCGTCCGCTCGACCTGGGGCGGGTCGCGGAGCCGCTCTACGCCGTGGGGGCGCTGCTCGACCACATCAGTCCCTGGCAGGGCACGTTCCGGACGTGCCGCCTGGCGGGCGGTCCCGTCCGCTATGTCCTGGCCGGGGACGGCCACATCACGGGGATCATCAATCCTCCCTCGGAGTTCGGGAAAAAGCGCTACTGGGCGGGCGAGGACGGCCTGGACGGAGATCCCGAGACCTGGCTCCGGGGAAGGGAAGAGCGGCCCGGATCCTGGTGGGAGGACTGGATGGAGTGGCTTGCCCGGCGGAGCGGACCCTCCGGCCCGCCGCCGCCTCTGGGCAACCGCCGCCATCCCGCCCGGGAGAAGGCGCCCGGGATGTATGTTTTCGGGTAATTCACCGGCCCGGGTCTAACCCGTCAGCCCCTTGTACACCTTTTCGTTCAACGGTGTGGGAAGGCCCAGCTCTTTTCCCGCCCGGACGATGTAGCCGTTGAACAGCTCGATCTCCGTGGGATTTCCCTTCTCGAAATCCAGCTGCAGGGATGTCTTCGTCGCCGGTGGGAAACCGGCTACCTTGGAGATGGACTCCTCCACGATGTTCGCCGGCAGGGCCACGCCCTTCGCCCGGGCGACGGCCTCCACTTCCTCCATCAGGCCCTTCAGGAACGCCCGGCTGTCCGGATTTTCCATGATTTCGCCGAATGTTTTCTTCTGGAGCGCCGTCAGCCCCGCGGAGGGGCAGATGAAGATGTATTTCGTCCAAAGGGGAACCAGCGGCTGGTCCGTGAGCGTGGCGTTGATGCCGGCTTTTTTGAGCAGCGCCTCGATCGGCCGGTACGGCTCGGCGTTTCCGTCCCGGGGCCCGAAGACGATCTGGTGGGCCGGGCTGACCTGCTTGATCTTTCCCGGCGCCTCGACGAAGGCGGAGACGTAGACGAGACCTTCCAGGATGTCCGCCTCCGGCAGGATCGCCTTGAGCCGGTCGGCGATGTCCACACCGTTGAGG
This region includes:
- a CDS encoding 2-dehydropantoate 2-reductase → MRIAVMGMGGVGGVFGAKLAKAYAGTGEHEVVFLARGLNMGAIRRDGLTLSAADGTFTTRPDLVTDRMEEAGPLDLVLFCVKGYSLDEAAGWLKGALREKAVVIPLLNGVDIADRLKAILPEADILEGLVYVSAFVEAPGKIKQVSPAHQIVFGPRDGNAEPYRPIEALLKKAGINATLTDQPLVPLWTKYIFICPSAGLTALQKKTFGEIMENPDSRAFLKGLMEEVEAVARAKGVALPANIVEESISKVAGFPPATKTSLQLDFEKGNPTEIELFNGYIVRAGKELGLPTPLNEKVYKGLTG